In the genome of Afipia felis ATCC 53690, the window ACGGGCCCCGAGCAGCGCGAGAAGGCTGTCGCCAATGCGTTGCAGGCGGTGACGGATTTGCGTGCTGCGTGATTGCTTCGATCATGCCCGCAATGTCGCGGGCATGATCGCTAATCCTGCGGCTCGGGTGCCACCGCGCCCGAAACATCGACGCGCAGCCAGCCGCTCGGTGCGAGGCGCTGTTGCGGCAGGAAGCGGCCCTTGTAGCCCATCTTGGCCGATCCATCGATCCAGTAGCCGAGATAGACGTAAGGTAGCCCCATGCTGCGAGCGCGGGCGATGTGGTCGAGGATCATGAAGGTACCGAGCGAACGGTCGTGCTCACCCGGCTCGAAGAACGAATAGACCATCGACAAGCCATCGCCGAGAATATCCGTCAGCGCGGCAGCGATCAGGTCGCCGCCCTTGCCGGTGATGCCGGTGTCGGCGGTGCGGCGGCGATATTCGACGATGCGGGTACTGACGTGGCTGTCCTCGACCATCATGGCGTAGTCGAGCACGGTCATGTCGGCCATGCCGCCGTCGTGGTGGCGCGAGTCGAGATAGGCGCGGAAGATTGAGTATTGTTCGGAGGTCGGGATCGCCTCACGCATCTCGCCGACAAGGTCGGCGTTGCGATGGAGCACCTTGCGCAGATTGCGCGAGGGCTGGAATTCGTCGGCGATGACACGGACCGAGACGCAGGCGCGGCATAGATCGCAGGCCGGGCGGTAGGCGATCGACTGGCTGCGGCGGAACCCGCCATGGGTGAGCAGATCGTTCAGCTCGCCCGCTTTGTCGCCGACCAGATGCGTGAAGACCTTGCGCTCCTGAAACCCTTCGAGATACGGGCAGGGTGTCGGCGCCGTCAGATAGAATTGCGGCGTATTGCGCGAATGTTGCGTCACGTCAGGCCGTCAACTCCAAACCACGAGCGACAGGTTCCATCGCTGCGTGCGATTCAGTTCAGCAAGCATCGCTCGCGCGATCCGGCCCGTCAATCAGAACGAACGGACCGGCGGCACGGTCGCGGCCGTATTCACCAGTACCGTGCCGAGCACCAGATCGTGCAGCAACTGGCCGCGCCGGTTGAAGAAACCGACCACCACGATCAGCGGCGTCAGGAACGAGACCGAGAACCAATAGGCAAGAGCGTGCATGACGCCGAGCAGAAAGTAGGGCCGCCCGCCGGACAGGGTTTCCATATGGATGCCGAGGATGCGCATGCCGATGGTGGCGGCATGCGGGCCGCCGAGCGAGAGGCCGTAATAGAACAGCGCCCAGATGATGGAGAAGGGCGATATCAGCCAGAACAGCGCCCAGCCGAGACCGAGCGTCACCACGCCGAACAGGGTGATGAAGATGGTCGCCAGTACGATCGGCACCGACAGCACGAAAAGGTCGATCAGGAAGGCGATGAAGCGCTTGGTGAGCACGCCGCTGTAAAGCGCGAGATCGCTTTGCGCGTTGTAGGCGTAGGGGCCGGAATACGGATTGTTCCGCCAGGCCGCGCCGCTGCTTGAAGCGCCACCCGAACCTGTGCCTTGCGTATCCGACATTATCGCCTCCGCGCCCCGGGAGTGGGGCTTCTTGCGACATGGCGATACATGTTTCCCGCCGCAAGACGGTGGCGGTCGGATAAACAAAAAGAAATGAAACGGAAACTAGCGTCCCGCGCGCAGCTTCTCCGCCGCGAAGGGCGCGAAATAGGTCAGCACGCCGTCGGCGCCGGCGCGCTTGAAGGCGGTGAGGCTTTCCATGATCGCCCGGTCGCCATTGAGCCAGCCGTTGTTCGCCGCCGCCATCAGCATCGCGTATTCGCCCGACACCTGATAGGCGAAGGTCGGCATCGCGAAAGCGTCCTTCACGCGGCGCAGGATGTCGAGATAGGGCAGACCGGGTTTCACCATCACCATGTCGGCGCCTTCGGCGATGTCGAGTTCGACCTCGCGCAGCGCTTCGTCGGAATTGGCGGGATCCATCTGGTAGGTGCGCTTGTCGCCGTTCAGCGCCTTGGCGGAGCCGACTGCGTCGCGGAACGGACCGTAGAAGGCGGACGCGTACTTTGCGGCATAGGCCATGATCTGCACGTCAAGGTGGCCGGCTGCATCGAGCGCTTCGCGGATCGCGGCGACGCGGCCGTCCATCATGTCGGAGGGCGCGATGATGTCGCAACCAGCTTCTGCCTGCACCAGCGCCTGACGCACCAGCACGGCGACGGTCTCGTCGTTCATGATGACGCCGTCGTCGCGCAACAGGCCGTCATGGCCGTGGCTCGTGAAGGGATCGAGCGCGACATCGCACAGCACACCGAGATCGGGAAACTCGTTCTTGATTGCGCGGACCGAGCGGCAGACAAGATTGTCGATGTTCAGAGCTTCGGAACCCTGCGGATCGCGCAGCGACGCTTCGGTGTAGGGGAATAGCGCGATGCAGGGAATGTCGAGCTTCATCGCGCGTTCGGCGTCGCGGACACATTGATCGACGCTGAGACGCTCGACGCCCGGCATCGAGGAGACCGGCTCGCGCTTGTTATGTCCGTCGGCGACGAACAACGGCCAGATCAGGTCGTTGGTCGTCAGCGTGTTCTCGCGGACGAGGCGGCGCGCCCATTCGGTTTTCCGGTTGCGGCGCAGACGCGTGGTGAGATGCAACGCCGTTGTCGAGACACCCGACTCAGAAGAGGGCGGGGTATCGCGGGATTCGATCGGTCGTCCGAATTTGATCGCCATGAGGTCTTTCTCCTGGGCGGAGCTTTACCACCCCGGCCGGGCCGCGTCACCGCGACGCTGCCGAATATCTGGATTGATTTTATGGCGGCGAATGACCAAAGCTGTCGCGATGAACGACGATTTCGAGCCTTCGCGGAAGATACATATGGTGCGGGTCAGCGATCCCGCCCGGCAGGACAAGCACGGCAAACGTACCTCACTCGCGAACGAGGTCGAGACCGGCGATACCACGTGGACCACGCGCCTCGTCATGTTCCTGCGCGCGATGGCCGTGATCGCGATGGTGATGGGGCTCTATAACTGGGCGCAGATCACCGGGTTCCTCGGCGGCCAGGACGGCGCGTTCGAAGTGCAGACAATGCAGTGGCAGGCTGCCACCGTTTATTTTGCCGTGATCGAACTTGTTGCGGCAGTCGGGCTGTGGCTCGCGACGCCATGGGGTGCGGTCGTGTGGCTCACCACCATCGTGTCGCTCGCGGTTGTCGAGATCATGTTTCCGTCGATCTATGGCGGACACTTTCTCGTCGTGTTGTTTGCAGCGGTGTTGCTCGCGGCATATCTCGCACTGGCGTGGATGGCGGCGCGCGAACGGCCACCATAGTCGCGAGACTTTTTCGATTTCGCGCTTTTTCGATGATTGACGAAACCTTTCCGGTTTGCGCGGCCTTCGCTTCAGAATGCGACAGATTGTGGAGCGAAGCGTGAACAGCGCGCTCCATTCCTGAATCAAATATTACAAAAGCGCCTGAAAACACTGGCTAAATCAAACGTTTACTCAATCAAATAAACCTTCTCTTTATTGTGTTTTTTAGGCTCATCTTCAAACGCGGCCCCTAAGTTGCGGTCATCAGGCGGGACAAAAGTTTCGTCGAATAAGTCGTAAAAACGACAGGGGAAGTGTCATGATGAAATCCGCAGCCAAGGCGGTGACGCCTGCCGCGAACGAAACGTCGGCGCCGGTTCAGCCGCTCTATCTCGAAGCTCTCACGCTCGTCGAACGTCTGCATCGTCGCTTGCTCGACGTCATCAAGGATGAGTTCGACCGCCGCGGCCGCTCCGACATCAATTCGGTGCAGGCGCTGCTGCTCTACAATATTGGCGACAAGGAATTGACCGCGGGTGAGCTGCGCACGCGCGGTTACTATCTCGGCTCGAACGTCTCGTACAATCTGAAGAAACTCGTCGAGATGGGCTTCCTCGATCACCAGCGTTCGCGCGTCGATCGCCGTTCGGTGCGCATCAGCCTGACCGAGCAGGGTCAGGAAATCCGCCACATCGTCGAGGCACTGTATCAGAAACACGTCAAGACGGTGGAGCAGGTCGGCGGTATCTCGAACGACGAGTTCGCGACGCTGAACAAGTCGCTGCATCGCCTCGAGCGCTTCTGGACCGACCAGATCCTGTATCGGCTCTGATCGATTTGAGTTTCAGGGTGGCGTGAAGGCGCACGGAAGAACTCACGTTCTTCACATGCTCCGGCGAAAAGCCGGTCACGCGCCGCCCAATTTTGCTCGTAAAGCCGGATTGCCCTCCGGTGTGATCGGCCTCCTCGCAAGAGGAGGCCGATTTGCTTTTTCGGCAGGCCATTAGTAGCTCTACGGCCGGAGGGATCATGAACAGAATTCAGATCGGTGTTATCGCCACGGCCGTGTTCCTGGTGGTGGTGATCTTCGGATTGACGCGGCAGAGCTATGAGAAGCACGATCTGCTGGGCGTTATTCCGGGCATGACACACAAGCAGGCCGAGTCGGTCGGCAAGGCGCGGAAATGGGGCTGCCAGGATCAGCCTGCGACGCGCGAACTTGTCTGCGCGACCGGGCAGGGCAAATTTTCCATTGCATATCTGTCGGGCGGCGATCAGCAGGTGACGGGCGCCACATTGCGGCTTGCCGATGCGGCCGGTTCCGCGCAGTCGCTCGCCGACGGCATTTCGGAGCAGTACAGGAAGAAGCCATCCAGTGTCGAAGGGCAGGAGCCCGCCATGACGTTCACATGGGATATCGACAAGGGCGTCAAGCTGACGATGCGCAAGACGGCGGATGCGACTGATATTTCCATTGGTAATGATGAGCTGCAGAAGCGGCGGGAGAGCGAGAAGCAATGAGCTCATTTTCTTTGCTCATGCCCGCGAGACGCTGCTAAAGGTGGCCGATGTCAAAGCAACGCTTGGAAATCAAGATCGACGGACGCGGTCAGTCCAGCAAGGTCCAGGAATGGGAATGGTCGCTGATGCTCGGCCCGAAGCGGCTCGATGGCGGCACCGTTTTCGGCGCTCGCGCGCAAGCGGCGGAAGCCGGCGAACGCGCCAAGCGGCGTTATCTCGTTAGCGGCGGCCCTGCGAAGTCCGGTTCCTGATCTAACAGTCTGCCGGACGGCCTCCGAGGCGAGAATCGACTCGTAAACGAGTCCTGAATCCGCTGGCTTCACTTTCAAAAATAAAGCCCGGGACTCTTGCCCGGACTCTTTCCATCATCGGCTCATGAGACAGCCGATTCTGAAAACCGACCGTGATCGCATGGGCGTCCTTCTGACGCTCATCCTGCTTGTGGCGTGCTCGCTGAACCTGATCGTGTTCTGCACCCGCCTGTAGGCAGGAAGGTGCCGTCGGTATTCCCTTCCGTCTTTCGACCCGAAATGGCGTTCCAATTCAGGTGGTTGCGGGCGAGAGGTATCGGGCCGTTCCCGGAGAGATGGCGGCCTGCTATCACTTTACCAATATAGCGCTTTAAGGTGCCTAAACTTGGCCCTGTGGGCCACATATGGTATGTCCGCAGCGCTTTCTTCCGCTGTCATCCTCACCTGACCGCGCCGCTCGTCCGGCCGCGGTGGAGATCATTCTTCAATGCCGTCTTCCGCGAAAACCGCTTCCGCTCCGAATGCCTTTTTCACTGCCATGCTCGCGCAGGCCGATTCCGAGATCGCCGATGCGATCAAGGGCGAACTCGGTCGCCAGCAGCATGAGATCGAGCTGATTGCGTCCGAGAACATCGTCAGCCGCGCCGTGCTCGAGGCGCAGGGTTCGGTGCTCACCAACAAGTATGCGGAAGGCTATCCGGGCAAACGCTACTATGGCGGCTGTGAATGGGTCGACGTGGTGGAGAACCTCGCGATCGAGCGCGCCAAGAAGTTGTTCGGCGCACAGTTTGCCAACGTCCAGCCGAATTCCGGCAGCCAGATGAACCAGGCGGTGTTCCTGGCGCTGCTGCAGCCGGGCGATACTTTCATGGGCCTCGATCTCGCCGCGGGCGGCCATCTCACGCATGGCGCGCCGGTCAATATGTCGGGCAAGTGGTTCACGCCGAAGCACTACACTGTGCGCCGCGAGGACCAGCTCATCGACATGGATGCGGTGGCGAAACAGGCTGAAGAAGTGAAGCCGAAGCTTATCATCGCGGGCGGCTCGGCCTATTCGCGCCCGTGGGACTTCAAGCGCTTCCGCGAGATCGCTGACAGCGTCGGCGCGTATTTCATGGTGGACATGGCGCACTTCGCGGGCCTCGTCGCGGGTGGGGCACATGCCTCGCCGGTGCCGCATGCCCACGTCACCACCACCACCACGCACAAGTCGCTGCGCGGCCCGCGCGGTGGTCTGATCCTCAGCAATGATGAGGAGATCGCCAAGAAGATCAATTCCGCGATCTTCCCGGGCCTGCAGGGCGGCCCGCTGATGCACGTCATCGCGGCCAAGGCGGTGGCCTTCAAGGAGGCGCTGCAGCCGGACTTCAAGGTTTACGCGAAGAACGTCGTCGAAAATGCCAGGGCGCTTGCGGAATCGCTGCGCGGCCACGGCTTCGAGATTGTCTCCGGTGGCACCGACAACCACCTGATGCTGGTCGATCTTCGCCCGAAGGGCCTGAAGGGCAACATCTCGGAGCGTGCGCTGGTGCGCTCGGGCCTGACCTGCAACAAGAACGGCATCCCGTTCGACCCCGAAAAGCCGTTCGTGACCTCGGGCCTGCGTCTCGGCACGCCTGCAACGACGACGCGTGGTTTCGGCGTCGCAGAATTCAAGCAGGTCGGCGCGCTGATTGCCGAAGTGCTGAATGCGGTGGCGCAGTCGCCGGATGGCGCGGCGCCAGGCGTAGAGGAATCGGTGAAGAAGCGGGTCCGCGAACTCACCGATCGGTTCCCGATCTATCAGTGAGGTGTTTCGTCATTGCGAGCGAACAGCCTCGCAATGACGGCCGCATAGGATGAAGCGATGCGTTGTCCAAGCTGCAGCAGTCTCGATACGCAGGTGAAGGACTCCCGGCCCACGGAGGATTCCTCCGTGATCCGCCGCAGGCGCGTGTGCCTCGCCTGCAACTTCCGCTTCACCACCTTCGAACGCGTGCAGTTGCGCGAACTCACCGTCATTAAGCGTAACGGGCGGCGGGTGCCGTTCGACCGCGACAAGTTGGTGCGCTCGCTGCAGATCAGCCTGCGCAAGCGCCCGGTCGATCCCGAGCGGGTCGAAAAGATGGTTTCCGCCATCGTGCGGGAGCTTGAAAGCGGCGGCGAGGCGGAAGTGTCGTCGGAGGCGATCGGCGAGATCGTGATGGAGCATCTGCGCAAGCTCGACGATGTCGCTTATGTGCGCTTCGCCTCGGTTTACCGCGATTTCCGCGAGGCGAAGGATTTCGAGGCCGTGCTCGGCGAGTTGTCGGACGAAGGCCTGCCGACGAACGTGCAAAAATGACCGCCAAGGCTGCGGCGGATTCGTTTTCTTCCCACGACCATCGATTCATGCAGCTTGCGCTTGCGCTCGGGCGGCGCGGGCAGGGCCGGACGTGGCCCAATCCGGCCGTCGGCGCGGTCGTGGTGAAAGACGGAATCATTCTCGGTCGCGGCTGGACCCAGCCCGGCGGCCGTCCGCATGCCGAGCCGGTGGCCTTGCAACGCGCGGGTGAAGCCGCAAAGGGCGCGACGCTCTATGTCACGCTCGAGCCATGCTCGCATCATGGCAAGTCGCCGCCCTGCGCGGATGCGATCATTGCGGCCGGAATTGCACGCGTGGTCTCGGCCATCGAAGACCCTAATCCTGATGTGGCGGGGCAGGGCCATGCCCGGCTGCGCGATGCGGGCATTCAGGTTGATATCGGGCTGTGCCGCATGGAGGCCGCGCGCGCTCATGCGGGACACTTTCTGCGCGTGCGCGAGCAGCGCCCTTATGTGACGCTCAAGCTCGCCGTCTCGGCCGATGGCAGGATCGCTGCTGCAGGCCGCAAGCAGGTCGCGATTACCGGCGAGAACGCGAATGCGCGGGTGCATCTGTTGCGTGCGCAAAACGACGCGATCCTGATCGGCATCGGCACCGCGATGGCGGATGATCCGCTGCTGACCTGCCGCCTGCCGGGGATGGAGCGCCGCTCGCCGGTGCGCGTTGTGCTCGACCGTGCGCTGCGGCTGTCTGGTAACAGCCGTCTTATTCATTCTGCACGGCAGACGCCGCTGTGGCTCATCGCGTCCGAAGTGGCGGAGCCCGCTGCCGCGACGAAGCTCGTCGCCGCCGGGGCTCATGTGTTTCATTTACCGACGGACGATCATCGGCCGGGGCTCGATCTGCAGGCTGTGCTGCATACATTGTCGGAGCAGGGGATCACGCGGCTTCTGGTCGAAGGCGGCGCCAGGGTGGCATCGTCCTTCCTCAAAGCCGGTCTGGTCGATGAGTTCTGGCTGTTTCAGGGTACGAAAGACGTCGGCAACGACGGGCTGCCTGCACTCGAAGGGCAGGAACTGAAAACGGCTATCGCGTCCGGCTGGCGCGCTGATGAAACGGAAATGTTCGGAGACGACCGCCTGACGGTTTATCGGCGCGTCGCATCCGTTTGAAAGAGTAGGTCATGTTCACAGGCATCATCACCGACGTCGGCGATATTCTCTCGCTCAGGCCCACCGCGCAGGGGCAGCTACACCGTTTGCGGATCGGTTGCGACTACGATCAGACAACCATTGCCGATGGCGCGTCGATTGCTTGCAACGGTGTATGCCTCACGGTGGTGAGTTCCGGCGTGGAAAAAGACCGGACATGGTTCGAGGTTGACGCGGCGGCCGAGACGCTGCGGATGACGACCGCGAAAGACTGGCGCGAGGGTGGGCGTCTCAACCTCGAACGCGCGCTTAAGATCGGCGACGAACTCGGTGGTCATATCGTGTCCGGTCATGTCGATGGCATCGCCATCATCGTCACGCGCGAAGACCTGCCGGACATGGCGCGGTTCGAACTGCGCGCGCCACGCGAGCTTGCGAAATTCATCGCCGCCAAGGGATCGGTGACGCTCGACGGCGTCTCGCTGACCGTGAACACGGCGGTCGATGACGTTTTCTCGGTGCTCATCATCCCGCATACGCTGCAGGTGACGACGTTGCAGGGCTGGCAGGCGGGCAGCGAAATCAATCTCGAAATTGACGTCATGGCCCGCTATGCGGCGCGGCTTTCGGAGATGCGATAGCCGCTTGCTTTATGGGCTGCGGCGACTACAACCCCCTGCAAATATTCACTTTGACGGACTGATCGATGGCCACCCCCCGCCGGGCACAATTGGACGACAAGACCGACATCAGCGACGCCCGCGTGGTGATCGTCGAAGCGCGGTTCTACGATGATATTCAGGACGCGCTGCTGGAAGGTGCGCGCGCCGAGCTCGACGCCGCTGGCGTCGGCTACGATATTCTGAGCGTGCCGGGTGCGCTCGAAATTCCGGCGGCAATTGCGATCGCGCTCGATGCTGCGAAGAAGAACGGCCGCCCCTATGACGGCGCGGTGGCGCTGGGTTGCGTGGTGCGCGGGGACACCATCCATTTCGAGATCGTGTCGATGGAATCCTCGCGCGGCCTGATGGACCTGTCGGTGTCGCGCAGCGTGCCGCTCGGCAACGGCATCATCACCGTGAACAACGAAGAGCAGGCTTGGGAACGCGCCCGCGCCAACAAGCTCAACAAGGGTGGCGATGCTGCCCGCGCCGCTATCCAGATGATCCGCATCAAGCGCAAGCTGGCGAAGCCGTGATGGCCGAAACTCCTAAAACGATGGCTCCCAAACCGACCGCCGCCAAGGCGAACCGCCGCGGTGCTGCGCGGCTCGCAGCCGTACAGGCACTCTATCAGATGGACATCGCTGGCGCGGGCATCAACGACATCTTCGCAGAGTTCGAAAGCCACTGGCTCGGCAACGAAGTCGAGGGCGACGAGTACCTTCCGGCGGAAGCTGCGTTCTTTCGCGACATCGTCTCCGGCGTGGTGCGCGAACAGGGTCGGATCGACCCGATGCTGGACGATGCGCTCAACCGCGGCTGGCCGCTGAAGCGGATCGAGGCGATCCTGCGCGCGACGATGCGCGCGGGCGCGTATGAGCTGGGGCACCGCAGGGATGTTCCGGCGCGCGTCGTCATCAAGGAATATGTCGATGTCGCCCATGCTTTTGTCGAGACCGACGAAGCCGGGATGGTGAATGCCGTACTCGACCAGATCGCGCGGCAGTTTCGTACGGATGAATTCGCGAAAGGCTAGGGAATGGCCTCGGCGGAAGACGATCTCATCGCCCGTTATTTCCGCCCGCTCGCAACACATGCGGGTGCGCTGGGACTGATCGACGACGCCGCCATTCTGGCGGCTTCGGGCGAGGATATCGTCATCACCACCGACGCCATCGTCGAAGGTGTCCATTTCCTGCCCAACGATCCGCCCGCCACGCTCGCGCAGAAGGCGCTGCGAGTGAACCTGTCCGACCTCGCGGCGAAGGGGGCCGCGCCTGCCGGGTTCGTGCTGACGCTGGCGTTGCGGACAATCAGCGAAGCGTGGCTTGAACCTTTTGTGAAAGCGCTCAGTGAGGATGCGGAGGCGTTTGGCTGTCCCTTGCTCGGTGGCGATACGGTCTCGACGCCGGGACCGCTGATGATCTCGGTGACGATCTTCGGCAAGGTACCCACTGGCACGATGGTGCCGCGAAGCGGGGCGAAGCCGGGGGACGTCATTGCCGTAACGGGTACGATCGGCGATGCGGCACTCGGCCTTGCCTGCCTCAAGGGAAAGCATCTGCTCGACGATGCATCGGCTTGCGATGCATTGGTTGCGCGTTATCGCACGCCGCAGCCGCGCAATGCGCTGGCGGAAGCCATCCGCACCCATGCAAACGCGGCGATGGATATTTCGGACGGGCTCGCGGGCGATCTGGCCAAGCTCTGCGCGGCCTCGAAAGTGTCGGCCTCGGTGGAGGCGTCCGCCATACCGCTCTCAGATCCGGCGCGGCGGATTTTATCGTTCGGCACCGCCGGCATGGAGACGCTGATTACCGGCGGCGACGATTACGAGGTCCTCTGCACCATTTCCGAGAATCGCTGGACCTCCTTCCGCGAGGCAGCTGATCGTGCGGGCGTTGCGGTCGCCGCCATCGGTCGCACGCAAAAGGGGATGTCAGCCCCGATCTTTCTTGATGCGTCGGGGATGCCGATGCCGCTGAAGCGCTTGTCCTACAGCCATTTTTAGAATTGGTGCGCTGCACCTAATCCTTTGGCATGTTCTAGCTTGCAAGACGATTTGGCTGTGGGCTGCATCATTGCGCCCGCAAAGTGATTTTGGCAGAGTTTGCGCCGAATTGGGGAAGCGATCGTCCGAGAGCTGCACTCATTTTGACGCGCCGTCCGCGCGCTGCGGAGCACGGCCGTCTTCCGGAAACATCAGGGGCCATTTCAATGACAGCTTTGTGGTTGATCGTGCTTTGTGGGGCACTTTCTATTGTCTATGCGGTATGGGCGACCTCCTCGGTTTTGGGAGCCGATGCCGGTAATGCGCGAATGCAGGAAATCGCGGCGGCAGTGCGGGAAGGCGCGCAGGCCTATCTGCGCCGTCAGTACATGACGATCGCAATCGTCGGCATCGTGATCTTCGCGCTGCTCGCTTACTTCCTCGGTATCCTTGTTGCGATTGGCTTCCTGATCGGTGCGGTGCTCTCCGGTGCGGCCGGCTTCATCGGCATGAACGTCTCGGTGCGCGCCAACGTCCGCACGGCGCAGGCTGCAACCAAGTCGCTTGCTGGCGGTCTTGAACTGGCTTTCAAGGCAGGCGCGATCACCGGCCTTCTGGTCGCGGGCCTCGCGCTGCTCGGCGTGACGCTCTACTTCATCGACCTCACTCACTTCCACGGGCTGAAGCCCAATGATCGCATCGTCATCGACGCGCTCGTGGCGCTCGGCTTCGGCGCGTCGCTGATCTCGATCTTCGCCCGTCTCGGCGGCGGCATCTTCACCAAGGGCGCGGACGTCGGCGGCGATCTGGTCGGCAAGGTGGAAGCGGGCATCCCCGAGGACGATCCACGCAACCCGGCGACCATCGCCGACAACGTCGGCGACAACGTCGGCGACTGCGCGGGCATGGCGGCGGACCTGTTCGAGACCTACGCCGTGACCTCGGTCGCGACGATGGTGCTGGCTGCGATCTTCTTTGGGGGTACGCCGATCCTCACGCAGGTGATGACCCTGCCGCTCGCCATCGGCGGCATCTGCATCATCACCTCGATCCTCGGCACCTTCTTCGTCAAGCTCGGCCCGAGCCAGTCGATCATGGGCGCTCTCTACAAGGGGTTGATCGCGACCGGTGTGCTGTCGCTCGCGGGCGTGGCGATCGTGGTGCATCAGTTGATCGGCTTCGGTCCGCTGGCGGGCGTGAACTACACCGGCATGTCGCTGTTCCTCTGCGGCGTGGCGGGCCTTGCCGTCACCGGCCTTATCATCTGGATCACCGAGTACTACACCGGCACCGATTTCCGCCCGGTGAAGTCGATCGCGCAGTCTTCGGTCACCGGTCACGGCACCAACGTGATCCAGGGCCTTGCGATCTCGATGGAGTCGACGGCGCTTCCCGCCATCGTCATCATCGCGGGCATCCTCGTCACCTACAGCCTCGCCGGTCTGTTCGGCATCGCGATTGCGACCACCACCATGCTCGCGCTGGCCGGCATGATCGTCGCGCTCGACGCCTTCGGTCCGGTCACGGACAACGCGGGCGGCATCGCGGAAATGGCGGGCTTGCCCAAGGAAGTCCGCAAGGCGACCGACGCGCTCGACGCGGTCGGTAACACCACCAAGGCTGTCACCAAGGGTTACGCGATCGGCTCCGCCGGTCTCGGCGCGCTGGTGCTGTTCGCGGCCTACAATCAGGACCTGAAGTTCTTCATCGCCGACTCGGCGCATCACCCGTACTTCGCGGGCGTATCGCCGGACTTCTCGCTCAACAGTCCTTACGTCGTGGTCGGCCTGCTGTTCGGTGGCCTGCTGCCGTATCTGTTCGGTGCGATGGGCATGACGGCGGTCGGCCGCGCGGCGGGCGCCATCGTCGAGGAAGTGCGCCGTCAGTTCCGTGAGAAGCCCGGCATTATGCAGGGCACCGACAAGCCGGACTACGGCAAGGCCGTGGACCTGCTGACCAAGGCCGCGATCAAGGAAATGATCATTCCTTCGCTGCTGCCGGTGCTGTCGCCGATCTTTGTCTACTTCGTGATCTACGCGATCGCAGGCGGCGGCGCGGCAGGCAAGTCGGCGGCGTTCTCCGCAGTCGGCGCCATGCTGCTCGGCGTGATCGTCACCGGCCTGTTCGTCGCCATCTCGATGACTTCGGGCGGCGGCGCATGGGATAACGCCAAGAAGTACATCGAGGATGGTCATTTCGGCGGCAAGGGTTCGGACGCGCATAAGGCGGCCGTGACCGGTGATACTGTCGGCGATCCCTACAAGGACACGGCGGGCCCTGCCGTGAACCCGATGATCAAGATCACCAACATCGTGGCGCTGTTGCTGCTCGCGATTCTCGCGCACTGATCTCAGGTCACACGATTGATGGAAAAGCCCGCGGCATGCCGCGGGCTTTTCTGTTGATCGGGTCGGCGCGGCACGTTGTGGCAGTTTTAAGACAAGGAGGCTCGCAATCCCCGGATAAATTTCAGCGCGCGGCCGGAAACCGGAGCATGCCTTTCGCGTTGGAGGTCAGGGCCGGAAGCGACCGGCGTTAGGGAGCGATGCCATGGCAGGCGACGACAAGGATCCGTTCGAGCAGGGGAAGCTCGCGCGCTTCAATCACGAGCCGCGCAAGAATCCC includes:
- the ldtR gene encoding transcriptional regulator LdtR translates to MMKSAAKAVTPAANETSAPVQPLYLEALTLVERLHRRLLDVIKDEFDRRGRSDINSVQALLLYNIGDKELTAGELRTRGYYLGSNVSYNLKKLVEMGFLDHQRSRVDRRSVRISLTEQGQEIRHIVEALYQKHVKTVEQVGGISNDEFATLNKSLHRLERFWTDQILYRL
- a CDS encoding arginyltransferase produces the protein MTQHSRNTPQFYLTAPTPCPYLEGFQERKVFTHLVGDKAGELNDLLTHGGFRRSQSIAYRPACDLCRACVSVRVIADEFQPSRNLRKVLHRNADLVGEMREAIPTSEQYSIFRAYLDSRHHDGGMADMTVLDYAMMVEDSHVSTRIVEYRRRTADTGITGKGGDLIAAALTDILGDGLSMVYSFFEPGEHDRSLGTFMILDHIARARSMGLPYVYLGYWIDGSAKMGYKGRFLPQQRLAPSGWLRVDVSGAVAPEPQD
- the nrdR gene encoding transcriptional regulator NrdR, with protein sequence MRCPSCSSLDTQVKDSRPTEDSSVIRRRRVCLACNFRFTTFERVQLRELTVIKRNGRRVPFDRDKLVRSLQISLRKRPVDPERVEKMVSAIVRELESGGEAEVSSEAIGEIVMEHLRKLDDVAYVRFASVYRDFREAKDFEAVLGELSDEGLPTNVQK
- a CDS encoding RDD family protein, with the protein product MSDTQGTGSGGASSSGAAWRNNPYSGPYAYNAQSDLALYSGVLTKRFIAFLIDLFVLSVPIVLATIFITLFGVVTLGLGWALFWLISPFSIIWALFYYGLSLGGPHAATIGMRILGIHMETLSGGRPYFLLGVMHALAYWFSVSFLTPLIVVVGFFNRRGQLLHDLVLGTVLVNTAATVPPVRSF
- the hemB gene encoding porphobilinogen synthase, which codes for MAIKFGRPIESRDTPPSSESGVSTTALHLTTRLRRNRKTEWARRLVRENTLTTNDLIWPLFVADGHNKREPVSSMPGVERLSVDQCVRDAERAMKLDIPCIALFPYTEASLRDPQGSEALNIDNLVCRSVRAIKNEFPDLGVLCDVALDPFTSHGHDGLLRDDGVIMNDETVAVLVRQALVQAEAGCDIIAPSDMMDGRVAAIREALDAAGHLDVQIMAYAAKYASAFYGPFRDAVGSAKALNGDKRTYQMDPANSDEALREVELDIAEGADMVMVKPGLPYLDILRRVKDAFAMPTFAYQVSGEYAMLMAAANNGWLNGDRAIMESLTAFKRAGADGVLTYFAPFAAEKLRAGR
- the glyA gene encoding serine hydroxymethyltransferase; the protein is MPSSAKTASAPNAFFTAMLAQADSEIADAIKGELGRQQHEIELIASENIVSRAVLEAQGSVLTNKYAEGYPGKRYYGGCEWVDVVENLAIERAKKLFGAQFANVQPNSGSQMNQAVFLALLQPGDTFMGLDLAAGGHLTHGAPVNMSGKWFTPKHYTVRREDQLIDMDAVAKQAEEVKPKLIIAGGSAYSRPWDFKRFREIADSVGAYFMVDMAHFAGLVAGGAHASPVPHAHVTTTTTHKSLRGPRGGLILSNDEEIAKKINSAIFPGLQGGPLMHVIAAKAVAFKEALQPDFKVYAKNVVENARALAESLRGHGFEIVSGGTDNHLMLVDLRPKGLKGNISERALVRSGLTCNKNGIPFDPEKPFVTSGLRLGTPATTTRGFGVAEFKQVGALIAEVLNAVAQSPDGAAPGVEESVKKRVRELTDRFPIYQ
- a CDS encoding DUF6163 family protein, producing MNDDFEPSRKIHMVRVSDPARQDKHGKRTSLANEVETGDTTWTTRLVMFLRAMAVIAMVMGLYNWAQITGFLGGQDGAFEVQTMQWQAATVYFAVIELVAAVGLWLATPWGAVVWLTTIVSLAVVEIMFPSIYGGHFLVVLFAAVLLAAYLALAWMAARERPP